TCGTCTGCATCAGTACCAGCTGGTGCTTCTTTCAAGTAAACAAGTGGTGTAATTGTCATACCATCATTAATAGGGTAAGAGTAGAACGCTTCATACATGTAGTAATCGATAGCTCCGTCAGCGATATGACCTGTAGTTCCTAGAGCAGCACCTAATGTACCTGCACCAAATTCATCCCACTGCAAGCCTACAAAGAAAGCAGATGTATCTGCCGCTCCATCTTCTTCAGGATCGCCCATTTCATAACCTACGCTTATTGAAGGCAGATTACCAGCTTCAGG
The Prochlorococcus marinus XMU1411 genome window above contains:
- a CDS encoding carbohydrate porin translates to MGDPEEDGAADTSAFFVGLQWDEFGAGTLGAALGTTGHIADGAIDYYMYEAFYSYPINDGMTITPLVYLKEAPAGTDADETGFMVKTSFSF